A genome region from Mesorhizobium sp. B2-1-8 includes the following:
- a CDS encoding 4-aminobutyrate--2-oxoglutarate transaminase translates to MKNSAISERKNQSISRGVGMTTQIYADRAENSEIWDVEGRRYIDFSSGIAVVNTGHRHPKVIEAVKAQLDRFTHTCHQVVPYESYVRLAERLNAMLPGKFEKKTIFVTTGAEAVENAIKIARNATGRQAVIAFGGGFHGRTFMGMALTGKVVPYKVGFGAMPGDVYHVPFPVQLHGVSVADSLAALDKLFKADVDPARVAAIIIEPVQGEGGFYDAPRELLTALRKLCDQHGMLLIADEVQTGFARTGKMFAMDHHEVAADITTMAKSLAGGFPLSAVTGRAEIMDAPSPGGLGGTYGGSPIGVAAAHAVLDVIEDEKLCDRANTLGARLKQRLQSIRDDVPEIVDIRGLGFMNAVEFNDVKKGLPSAEIANAIRLKALDKGLILLTCGVYGNVIRFLAPITIQDEVMNEALDILESSIREVCAA, encoded by the coding sequence ATGAAGAACTCCGCCATTTCCGAACGCAAGAACCAGTCGATCTCGCGCGGGGTCGGCATGACCACGCAGATCTACGCCGATCGGGCCGAGAATTCGGAAATCTGGGATGTCGAGGGCCGCCGCTATATCGACTTCTCCTCGGGCATCGCCGTCGTCAACACCGGCCACCGCCATCCCAAGGTAATCGAGGCGGTCAAGGCGCAGCTCGATCGCTTCACCCACACCTGCCATCAGGTCGTGCCTTATGAGAGCTATGTACGGCTGGCCGAACGGCTGAACGCCATGCTGCCCGGCAAGTTCGAGAAGAAGACCATCTTCGTCACCACCGGCGCCGAGGCGGTGGAAAATGCCATCAAGATCGCTCGCAACGCCACCGGCCGCCAAGCCGTCATCGCCTTCGGCGGCGGCTTCCACGGCCGCACCTTCATGGGCATGGCGCTGACCGGCAAGGTCGTGCCCTACAAGGTTGGCTTTGGAGCCATGCCGGGCGACGTCTACCACGTGCCGTTCCCCGTGCAACTGCATGGTGTCTCGGTCGCCGATTCGCTGGCGGCGCTCGACAAGCTGTTCAAGGCGGATGTCGATCCGGCCCGCGTCGCCGCGATCATCATCGAGCCGGTTCAGGGCGAGGGCGGCTTCTACGACGCGCCGCGGGAACTCCTGACGGCGCTGCGCAAGCTCTGCGACCAGCACGGCATGCTGCTCATCGCCGACGAAGTGCAGACCGGCTTTGCCCGCACCGGCAAGATGTTCGCCATGGACCACCATGAGGTGGCGGCCGACATCACCACAATGGCCAAGAGCCTGGCTGGCGGCTTCCCGCTGTCGGCGGTCACCGGTCGCGCCGAAATCATGGATGCGCCCAGCCCCGGCGGCCTCGGCGGCACCTATGGCGGCAGCCCGATCGGCGTTGCCGCGGCACATGCCGTGCTTGACGTCATAGAGGACGAAAAGCTCTGCGACCGCGCCAACACGCTGGGTGCGAGGCTGAAGCAGCGTCTGCAGTCGATCCGTGACGACGTGCCCGAGATTGTCGACATCAGGGGTTTGGGCTTCATGAACGCGGTCGAGTTCAACGACGTCAAGAAGGGCCTGCCGTCGGCCGAGATCGCCAACGCGATCCGCCTGAAGGCGCTCGATAAGGGCCTGATCCTGCTGACCTGCGGCGTCTACGGCAACGTCATCCGCTTCCTGGCGCCGATCACCATCCAGGACGAGGTCATGAACGAAGCGCTCGACATTCTGG
- a CDS encoding ABC transporter ATP-binding protein, with protein MTSAIAVDRLEVIFDRFRALKGVSLDVQPGESFGLVGESGSGKSTLLRAIAGLAPVASGSIVVNGKTLGARRDKAFYREVQMVFQDPYGSLHPRQTVDRLLQEPLAIHGFADGEKRIERALDEVGLGNGFRFRYAHQLSGGQRQRVAIARALILEPSILLLDEPTSALDASVQAEVLNLLEEVRRRRKLTFLMVSHDLAIITHMCERLMVMQGGEAVENLVANDLVERRVSKDYTRNLLRASDGFVRTG; from the coding sequence ATGACATCTGCGATTGCCGTCGACAGGCTGGAGGTGATCTTCGACCGCTTCCGCGCGCTGAAGGGCGTCAGCCTCGACGTGCAGCCGGGCGAATCCTTCGGCCTTGTCGGCGAATCCGGTTCCGGCAAATCGACATTGCTGCGGGCCATCGCCGGCCTCGCGCCGGTCGCCTCGGGCAGCATTGTCGTCAACGGCAAGACGCTCGGCGCGCGCCGCGACAAGGCCTTTTACCGCGAAGTGCAGATGGTCTTCCAGGATCCGTATGGCTCGCTGCACCCGCGCCAGACCGTCGATCGACTGCTGCAGGAGCCGCTTGCTATCCACGGCTTTGCCGATGGCGAAAAGCGGATCGAACGCGCTCTCGACGAAGTCGGCCTCGGCAACGGCTTTCGCTTCCGCTACGCCCACCAATTGTCGGGCGGCCAGCGTCAGCGTGTGGCGATTGCACGTGCGCTGATCCTCGAACCCTCGATCCTGCTGCTCGACGAGCCGACCTCGGCGCTCGACGCCTCGGTGCAGGCGGAGGTGCTCAACCTGCTGGAAGAAGTCCGCCGGCGGCGCAAGCTGACCTTCCTGATGGTCAGCCACGACCTCGCCATCATCACCCATATGTGCGAGCGGCTGATGGTGATGCAGGGCGGCGAGGCGGTGGAGAATCTGGTGGCGAACGACCTCGTCGAGCGCCGCGTTTCGAAGGACTATACGCGCAACCTGCTCAGGGCGAGCGACGGGTTTGTGAGAACCGGCTGA
- a CDS encoding ABC transporter ATP-binding protein has translation MSGPPDQRRSKSTLLDVEDLRVTFPTRTGMIEAVRGVSFSLGRERLGIVGESGSGKSQTGRAIMGLTPPQARISASKLTFDGIDLLGVSARQRRALRGNRIAMILQDPKYSLDPVMSIGRQIVETLRTHEKVGKAEARERALAMLEAVQIRDPKRVFDLHPHEVSGGMGQRAMIAMMLIAGPEMMIADEPTSALDVTVQLDVLGILDRLVAERGMGLIFISHDLRLVSSFCDRVIVMYAGKVVEQLKASELGQAQHPYTRGLLNCMPKIGADRHPLPVLDRKPEWAA, from the coding sequence ATGAGTGGGCCCCCTGATCAACGGCGATCAAAGAGCACGCTTCTCGACGTCGAGGATCTGCGGGTCACCTTTCCGACCCGCACCGGCATGATTGAGGCGGTGCGCGGGGTTTCCTTTTCGCTCGGCCGCGAGCGGCTCGGCATCGTCGGCGAATCCGGCTCGGGCAAGTCGCAGACGGGCCGTGCCATCATGGGACTGACACCGCCGCAGGCCCGGATATCGGCCAGCAAATTGACCTTCGACGGCATCGACCTGCTCGGCGTCTCGGCGCGCCAACGCCGGGCGTTGCGCGGCAACCGCATCGCCATGATCCTGCAGGACCCGAAATATTCGCTCGACCCGGTGATGAGCATCGGCCGTCAGATCGTCGAAACGCTGCGCACCCATGAAAAGGTCGGCAAGGCCGAGGCGCGCGAGCGCGCGCTGGCCATGCTGGAGGCGGTGCAGATCCGCGATCCCAAACGTGTCTTCGACCTGCATCCGCACGAAGTGTCCGGCGGCATGGGCCAGCGCGCCATGATCGCCATGATGCTGATCGCCGGGCCGGAAATGATGATCGCCGACGAGCCGACCTCGGCGCTCGACGTCACGGTGCAGCTCGATGTCCTCGGCATCCTCGACCGGCTGGTCGCAGAGCGTGGCATGGGACTGATCTTCATCTCGCACGATCTGCGCCTGGTTTCCTCTTTCTGCGACCGCGTCATCGTCATGTATGCCGGCAAGGTGGTCGAGCAGCTCAAGGCCTCGGAACTCGGCCAGGCCCAGCATCCCTACACGCGTGGGCTGCTCAACTGCATGCCCAAGATCGGCGCCGACCGTCACCCGCTGCCGGTGCTCGACCGCAAGCCGGAGTGGGCGGCATGA
- the nikC gene encoding nickel transporter permease, producing the protein MSAETIQSRREWLLSERPTSRMQARLGRAYVAWRRFSANRLAFVGLLIIIALLLVAALAGVLAPYSPTFGDLKNARLLAPSGQHWFGTDDLGRDIYSRILYGSRWTLYVVVLVAIIAAPIGLLVGTVAGYAGGWTDAVLMRITDIFLAFPKLVLALAFVAALGPGIENAVLAIAITSWPPYARIARAETLTVRNSDYIKAVQLMGASPFRIVLRHIMPLCISSLIVRVTLDMAGIILTAAGLGFLGLGAQPPLPEWGTMIASGRRFILDQWWVAGAPGFAILIVSLGFNLLGDGLRDALDPRSGDQ; encoded by the coding sequence ATGAGCGCCGAGACCATCCAGAGCCGTCGCGAATGGTTGCTGTCGGAGCGGCCGACATCGCGCATGCAGGCAAGACTCGGCCGCGCCTATGTCGCGTGGCGGCGCTTTTCCGCCAATCGTCTGGCCTTTGTCGGCCTGCTGATCATCATCGCCCTGCTGCTCGTCGCCGCCCTTGCCGGTGTGCTGGCGCCGTATTCGCCGACCTTCGGTGACCTGAAGAACGCGCGGCTGCTGGCGCCGAGCGGGCAGCACTGGTTCGGCACCGACGACCTCGGCCGCGACATCTATTCGCGCATCCTCTACGGCTCCCGCTGGACGCTTTATGTCGTCGTCCTGGTCGCCATCATCGCCGCCCCCATCGGTCTTCTGGTCGGCACCGTCGCCGGCTATGCCGGCGGTTGGACCGATGCCGTGCTGATGCGCATCACCGACATCTTCCTTGCCTTCCCCAAGCTGGTGCTGGCGCTGGCCTTCGTCGCCGCCCTTGGTCCCGGCATCGAGAACGCCGTGCTGGCGATCGCCATCACCTCCTGGCCGCCTTATGCGCGTATCGCTCGGGCCGAGACGCTCACCGTGCGCAACTCGGACTACATCAAGGCAGTGCAATTGATGGGCGCCTCGCCTTTCCGCATCGTGCTGCGCCATATCATGCCGCTGTGCATCTCCTCGCTGATCGTACGCGTGACGCTCGACATGGCTGGCATCATCCTGACGGCCGCGGGCCTCGGCTTCCTCGGCCTTGGCGCGCAGCCGCCGCTGCCGGAATGGGGGACCATGATCGCTTCGGGCCGCCGATTCATCCTCGACCAATGGTGGGTTGCCGGCGCGCCTGGCTTCGCCATCCTGATCGTCAGCCTCGGGTTCAACCTGCTCGGCGACGGCCTGCGCGACGCACTCGATCCCCGCAGCGGTGACCAATGA
- a CDS encoding ABC transporter permease encodes MSAVEHESGRGSARAVALASSLGRFLVIAVTTYLGLLAVTFFIGRVIPIDPVLAVLGDRAPANVVERTRREMGLDLPLIEQFYIYVKHALSGDFGISVLTTNPVMTDIRRALPATTELATLGTLIGALFGVPLGVLAAVKRGSFVDQIVRVIGLIGYSVPIFWLGLLGLVLFYAKLQWVAFPARLDVVYEYTFTPITGFYLLDSAMQGQWDVFYDAFRHIILPASLLGYFSLAYISRMTRSFMLNELAQEYVVAARAKGLSETRIIWGHALRNAAVPMVTVIALSYAGLLEGSVLTETVFSWPGIGLYITNSLQNADMNAVLGGTIVIGSVFIGINLLSDLLYRVLDPRTKTG; translated from the coding sequence ATGAGCGCGGTTGAACACGAAAGCGGGCGCGGCAGCGCCCGCGCCGTCGCCCTTGCATCATCGCTCGGCCGCTTCCTGGTCATTGCGGTGACGACCTATCTTGGTCTTCTCGCGGTCACCTTCTTCATTGGCCGCGTCATCCCGATCGACCCGGTGCTCGCCGTTCTGGGCGACCGGGCACCTGCCAATGTCGTGGAGCGCACGCGCCGCGAGATGGGTCTCGATCTGCCATTGATCGAGCAGTTCTATATCTATGTGAAACACGCTCTGAGCGGCGATTTCGGTATCTCGGTGCTGACCACAAACCCTGTCATGACCGACATCCGCCGCGCTCTTCCCGCAACGACGGAACTGGCGACATTGGGGACACTGATCGGCGCGTTGTTTGGCGTACCGCTCGGGGTGCTGGCCGCGGTCAAACGCGGCAGCTTCGTCGACCAGATCGTGCGCGTCATCGGCCTGATCGGTTATTCCGTGCCGATCTTCTGGCTCGGCCTGCTTGGGCTCGTCCTGTTCTATGCCAAGCTGCAATGGGTGGCCTTCCCGGCACGGCTCGACGTCGTCTACGAATACACTTTCACGCCGATCACCGGTTTCTACTTGCTCGATTCCGCGATGCAGGGACAGTGGGACGTCTTTTACGACGCCTTCCGGCACATCATCCTGCCGGCCTCGCTGCTCGGCTATTTCTCGCTCGCCTATATCAGCCGCATGACGCGCTCGTTCATGCTCAATGAACTCGCCCAGGAATATGTCGTCGCGGCGCGCGCCAAGGGCCTGTCGGAAACCCGCATCATCTGGGGCCACGCGCTGCGCAATGCCGCCGTGCCGATGGTGACGGTGATCGCGCTCTCCTACGCCGGGCTGCTCGAAGGCTCGGTGCTGACCGAGACCGTCTTCTCCTGGCCGGGCATCGGCCTCTACATCACCAACTCGCTGCAGAACGCCGACATGAACGCGGTGCTTGGCGGTACCATCGTCATCGGCTCGGTGTTCATCGGCATCAACCTCCTGTCCGACCTGCTCTACCGTGTGCTCGATCCGAGGACCAAGACAGGATGA
- a CDS encoding ABC transporter substrate-binding protein, with product MMMEKLALRSRILLAGAAMSALLLAGAPAGAVTPADTLVEGFAIDDIISMDPGEAFELSTAEVTGNTYDLLVRLDLSDTSKVKPDLAESWTVSDDGLTYTFKLKPGLKFASGNPITAADVAWSFERAVKLDKSPAFIIDQFGISGDNVTEKAKAVDDTTFQFTVDKAYAPSFVLNCLSATVASIVDAKLVKEHVAAVTPSADYKWDNDFGNAWLKTGYAGSGAYKLREWRANEAVVMERNDNYHGEKAKLARVIYRNMKESSAQRLALEAGDIDVARNLEPNDLDAIGKNADLTTTSAPKGTVYYISLNQKNPKLAKPEVRQAFKYLVDYDALSTTILKGIGEIHQTFLPKGDLGAMDDNPFKLDVAKAKELLAKAGLPDGFSVTMDVRTGQPTTGMAESIQQTLGQAGIKLEIIPGDGKQTLTKYRARNHDIYIGNWGQDYFDPNSNAQTFASNPDNSDAGKSHTLAWRNAWDIPDLTKETEAALLEKDSGKRADMYKDLEKKVLDTSPFVIIHQQLEVAGLRKNLQGFKLGPSFDTNFVGPVSKE from the coding sequence ATGATGATGGAAAAGCTTGCTCTACGATCCCGCATCCTGCTTGCGGGCGCCGCCATGTCGGCGCTGCTTCTGGCCGGAGCGCCGGCTGGCGCGGTCACCCCCGCCGACACGCTTGTCGAAGGTTTTGCCATCGACGACATCATCTCGATGGATCCGGGCGAGGCGTTCGAGCTGTCGACCGCCGAAGTCACCGGCAACACCTATGACCTTCTTGTCCGCCTCGACCTCAGCGACACCTCCAAGGTCAAGCCCGACCTCGCCGAAAGCTGGACCGTCTCCGACGATGGCCTGACCTATACGTTCAAGCTCAAGCCGGGCCTGAAATTCGCCTCCGGCAATCCGATCACCGCCGCCGACGTCGCCTGGTCATTCGAGCGCGCCGTCAAGCTGGACAAGAGCCCGGCCTTCATCATCGACCAGTTCGGCATCAGCGGCGACAACGTCACCGAAAAGGCCAAGGCGGTCGACGACACCACCTTCCAGTTCACCGTCGACAAGGCCTATGCGCCAAGTTTCGTGCTGAACTGCCTGTCGGCCACCGTTGCCTCCATTGTCGACGCCAAGCTGGTCAAGGAACATGTCGCCGCAGTGACGCCGAGCGCCGACTACAAATGGGACAACGACTTCGGTAATGCCTGGCTGAAGACAGGCTACGCCGGCTCGGGCGCCTACAAGCTGCGTGAATGGCGTGCCAACGAGGCGGTCGTCATGGAGCGCAACGACAATTATCACGGCGAGAAGGCCAAGCTCGCCCGCGTCATTTACCGCAACATGAAGGAAAGCTCGGCGCAGCGCCTGGCACTCGAAGCCGGCGACATCGACGTTGCCCGCAATCTCGAGCCGAACGACCTCGACGCCATCGGCAAGAACGCCGACCTCACCACCACGAGCGCGCCGAAGGGCACGGTCTACTATATTAGCCTCAACCAGAAGAACCCGAAGCTCGCCAAACCCGAGGTTCGCCAGGCCTTCAAATACCTTGTCGACTATGATGCCTTGAGCACGACCATCCTCAAGGGAATCGGCGAAATCCACCAGACCTTCCTACCCAAGGGCGACCTCGGCGCCATGGACGACAATCCCTTCAAGCTTGATGTCGCCAAGGCCAAGGAATTGCTGGCCAAGGCCGGCCTGCCCGACGGCTTCAGCGTCACCATGGATGTACGCACCGGTCAGCCGACCACCGGCATGGCGGAATCGATCCAGCAGACGCTCGGTCAAGCCGGCATCAAGCTGGAGATCATTCCGGGCGACGGCAAGCAGACGCTGACCAAATATCGCGCCCGCAACCACGACATCTATATCGGCAATTGGGGCCAGGATTATTTCGATCCGAACTCCAACGCCCAGACCTTTGCCTCGAACCCGGACAATTCGGATGCCGGCAAGTCGCATACACTCGCATGGCGCAATGCCTGGGACATTCCGGACCTGACCAAGGAAACCGAAGCAGCTCTCCTGGAGAAGGATTCGGGCAAGCGCGCCGATATGTACAAGGATCTCGAGAAGAAGGTCCTCGACACCAGCCCCTTCGTCATCATCCACCAGCAGCTGGAAGTCGCGGGTCTGCGCAAGAACCTCCAGGGTTTCAAGCTTGGGCCAAGCTTCGACACCAACTTCGTCGGGCCGGTCTCGAAAGAATAG